In the Gossypium raimondii isolate GPD5lz chromosome 9, ASM2569854v1, whole genome shotgun sequence genome, one interval contains:
- the LOC105800578 gene encoding auxin-induced protein 22D, translating to MENSVAYEKATELRLGLPGIDEPAVLSSVKNNKRPLHDEKSGENGKSAQNETAPPSKAQIVGWPPVQSYRKNNFQQAKKSESECGGIYVKVSMDGAPYLRKIDLKVYKGYPELLQVLENMFKFTIGEYSEREGYKGSDYEPTYEDKDGDWMLVGDVPWEMFITSCKRLRIMKGSEARGLSCSGV from the exons ATGGAGAACAGTGTAGCATATGAGAAGGCAACTGAACTAAGATTAGGGTTGCCAGGCATAGATGAACCGGCAGTACTTTCCAGTGTTAAAAACAACAAGCGGCCATTGCATGATGAAAAAAGTGGAGAAAATGGCAAATCTGCTCAAAATGAAACAGCCCCTCCTTCCAA GGCACAAATTGTGGGGTGGCCACCGGTTCAGTCCTACAGAAAGAACAATTTTCAACAGGCAAAGAAAAGTGAAAGTGAGTGTGGTGGGATATATGTAAAAGTAAGCATGGATGGAGCACCATATTTGAGAAAGATTGATTTGAAAGTTTACAAAGGGTACCCAGAGTTGTTACAGGTTTTAGAGAACATGTTCAAGTTCACcatag gTGAGTACTCAGAAAGAGAAGGGTACAAAGGATCAGATTATGAACCTACTTATGAAGACAAAGATGGTGATTGGATGCTTGTTGGTGATGTTCCCTGGGA AATGTTCATCACATCATGCAAGAGATTAAGGATCATGAAAGGATCAGAAGCAAGGGGATTAAGTTGTAGTGGTGTATga
- the LOC105800577 gene encoding alpha-mannosidase I MNS4 gives MKDLNLVPTFLWCLLLFPLHKAVANGVTPEETKQLRDEVREMFYHAFDGYMEHAFPLDELRPLTCEGEDTLGGYALTLIDSLDTLALLGDRERFTASVEWIGKNLRFDINKTVSIFETTIRVLGGLLSAHLIASDYATGMRIPSYDNELLDLAEDLARRLLPAFDTPTGIPFGSVNLKYGVDEHESKITSTAGGGTLTLEFGVLSRLTNDPIFEQVTKNAVRGLWARRSKLNLVGAHINVFTGEWTQKDAGIGTSIDSFYEYLLKAYLLFGDEEYLFIFQEAYSAAMHYLYNDPWYVEVNMDSAAIVWPLFNSLQAFWPGLQVLAGDIDPAIRTHTAFFSVWKRYGFTPEGFNLATLSVQHGQKSYPLRPELIESTYWLYKATRNPRYLDAGRDIVASLQYGARCPCGYCHISDVEFHKREDHMESFFLAETVKYLWLLFDLAVGPDNLVENGPYKYIFSTEGHLLPATPQISLLQEHCSYFGAYCNRDSLKEEPNASDKSADSQETNGSRVSEGWVRTRFPLDSSSFKASPVSGLIKGLCPGLTHAQKYGISYLASVDTPHEDNSAKKKNIVVKSQAIVVVSDQISNQSLSGDGNDNNVKESTEREPESDPSQS, from the exons atgaaagatttgaatttggtCCCTACGTTTCTATGGTGTCTTTTGTTGTTTCCTTTACACAAAGCAGTCGCAAATGGCGTCACTCCCGAGGAAACCAAGCAGCTAAGAGATGAG GTACGTGAAATGTTCTATCATGCTTTTGATGGATATATGGAGCATGCATTTCCACTTGACGAGTTGAGACCGCTAACGTGTGAAGGAGAAGATACGCTTGGTGGTTATGCCTTGACACTG ATTGATTCTTTAGACACATTGGCTTTACTTGGAGATCGAGAACGCTTTACAGCCTCTGTTGAATGGATTGGTAAAAATCTTCGGTTTGATATA AATAAAACAGTTTCTATTTTTGAGACCACCATCAGGGTCCTTGGAGGTTTACTTTCCGCTCATCTTATTGCAAGTGACTATGCTACG GGCATGAGAATTCCTTCATATGACAATGAACTACTTGACTTAGCTGAAGATCTGGCTAGGAGGTTATTACCTGCATTTGACACTCCTACAG GAATCCCATTTGGTTCTGTTAATCTAAAGTATGGAGTTGATGAACATGAAAGCAAG ATAACATCTACAGCTGGTGGTGGGACTTTGACCCTTGAATTTGGAGTGCTAAGCCGTTTGACAAATGATCCTA TTTTTGAGCAAGTTACCAAAAATGCTGTTCGGGGCCTATGGGCTCGCCGTTCAAAGCTTAATTTAGTTGGTGCTCACATCAATGTGTTTACTGGTGAATGGACACAGAAG GATGCTGGAATAGGGACAAGCATTGACTCCTTCTACGAGTATCTTCTGAAG GCATATTTATTGTTTGGGGATGAAGAGTATTTGTTCATATTCCAAGAAGCATACAGTGCTGCTATGCACTATCTTTACAATGATCCCTG gTATGTAGAGGTCAATATGGATTCTGCTGCTATTGTCTGGCCACTATTTAACAGTTTACAGGCATTTTGGCCCGGGCTTCAG GTTTTAGCAGGAGATATTGATCCTGCTATTCGAACACATACTGCCTTCTTCAGTGTCTGGAAACGGTATGGTTTCACTCCGGAGGGTTTTAATCTTGCTACACTTAGTGTTCAG CATGGGCAAAAGAGTTATCCTTTGCGTCCAGAGTTAATAGAAAGCACGTATTGGCTCTACAAAGCTACCAGAAATCCCAG ATATCTGGATGCCGGACGAGACATAGTTGCTAGCTTGCAATATGGGGCAAGGTGTCCATGCGGTTATTGTCATATATCAGATGTCGAGTTTCACAAGAGGGAGGATCACATGGAAAGCTTTTTCCTGGCGGAAACA GTGAAATATTTGTGGCTCCTTTTCGATTTGGCTGTGGGTCCGGACAACCTTGTTGAAAATGGACCATACAA GTACATATTTAGCACTGAGGGCCATTTATTGCCGGCAACTCCTCAAATATCTCTATTACAAGAGCATTGTTCATATTTTGGGGCTTATTGTAACCGCGACAGCTTAAAAGAAGAGCCTAATGCATCAGACAAGTCTGCTGATTCTCAAGAAACCAATGGTAGTAGAGTTTCCGAGGGTTGGGTTCGCACGAGATTTCCCTTGGATTCTTCTTCTTTCAAGGCATCTCCCGTATCTGGGCTGATTAAG GGCCTTTGTCCGGGACTAACTCATGCGCAGAAGTATGGCATTTCGTATCTTGCTTCAGTTGATACACCTCATGAAGATAATtctgccaaaaaaaaaaatatcgtGGTTAAGAGCCAAGCTATAGTTGTCGTTTCTGACCAAATCTCTAATCAATCACTATCTGGTGACGGCAACGATAACAATGTTAAAGAATCAACCGAGAGGGAACCGGAGAGTGATCCATCTCAATCGTGA
- the LOC128032781 gene encoding uncharacterized mitochondrial protein AtMg00310-like, with amino-acid sequence MIVILLSISSYFMLTMIVPKGVCDEIERIVRKFVWGVHNGSSKTALVSWDSVCQPKSHGGLGLRQLKDHNISFLMKVGFNIISNTNALWIQVLRSKYRVPSGLLMTCQGVGVPFYGDPFLRPWVPEEIINKIIGVPPPHPSSSPDRIIWGATSTGSFSLKSAYEKVREGIFNLKVRPGKYHGSFTALIEFVFFI; translated from the exons ATGATAGTTATTCTTCTCTCGATTTCAAGTTATTTCATGCTGACAATGATAGTTCCCAAAGGTGTCTGTGATGAGATCGAGCGCATAGTTCGGAAATTTGTCTGGGGAGTTCATAATGGCAGCTCAAAGACGGCCTTGGTTAGTTGGGATTCGGTGTGCCAACCAAAGTCTCACGGTGGTCTTGGTCTCAGACAATTGAAAGACCACAATATCTCTTTCTTGATGAAGGTTGGTTTTAACATCATTTCTAATACTAATGCCCTTTGGATTCAGGTGCTTCGGTCAAAATATAGAGTCCCTAGTGGTTTACTAATGACTTGTCAAGGAGTTGGTGTTCCTTTTTATGGAGATCCATTTCTAAG GCCTTGGGTTCCTGAGGAAAttatcaacaaaataataggTGTACCACCACCTCATCCTTCGTCAAGTCCTGATCGAATTATTTGGGGAGCTACCTCGACTGGCTCTTTCTCTCTCAAAAGCGCTTATGAGAAGGTTCGTGAAGGCATTTTCAACTTAAAAGTGCGGCCTGGGAAATACCATGGAAGTTTCACGGCCCTCATCGAATTCGTTTTTTTCATCTAG
- the LOC105800579 gene encoding auxin-responsive protein IAA14 — protein sequence MEVGRKMANMLGTDHDLNFKETELCLGLPGGIAVVAAGNETESSSSPKTNGKRGFSETVDLKLNLQSKESTMDLNKNLDDNGSKEKSGSAKDPAKPPAKAQVVGWPPVRSYRKNIMANQKNSSEESGNSGAALVKVSMDGAPYLRKVDLKMYKSYQELSDALAKMFSSFTMGNYGPQGMIDFMNESKLMDLLNSSDYVPSYEDKDGDWMLVGDVPWQMFVDSCKRLRIMKGSEAIGLAPRAMEKCKSRA from the exons ATGGAAGTTGGTCGAAAAATGGCTAACATGCTTGGAACTGACCATGATTTGAACTTCAAAGAGACCGAACTGTGTCTTGGTTTGCCCGGTGGAATCGCTGTTGTTGCTGCAGGTAATGAAACGGAAAGTTCTTCTTCCCCAAAGACTAATGGCAAGAGAGGCTTCTCTGAGACTGTTGATTTGAAGCTTAATCTTCAATCCAAAGAATCTACCATGGATCTAAACAAGAACCTTGATGACAATGGTTCTAAGGAAAAATCAGGTTCTGCCAAAGATCCTGCAAAACCTCCTGCCAA GGCACAAGTGGTGGGTTGGCCACCAGTTCGATCATATAGGAAGAACATAATGGCTAACCAGAAGAACAGCAGTGAAGAAAGTGGGAATAGTGGTGCAGCTTTGGTGAAAGTGAGTATGGATGGTGCACCATATCTGAGAAAAGTTGATTTGAAGATGTATAAGAGTTACCAAGAGTTATCCGATGCCTTGGCTAAGATGTTTAGCTCTTTCACTATGg gtaatTATGGACCTCAAGGAATGATAGATTTCATGAACGAAAGCAAGTTGATGGATCTTCTTAACAGTTCTGATTATGTGCCAAGTTATGAAGATAAAGATGGAGATTGGATGCTAGTTGGTGATGTCCCATGGCA GATGTTTGTTGACTCATGCAAACGCTTACGCATAATGAAAGGATCAGAAGCAATTGGTCTCG cACCAAGAGCAATGGAGAAATGCAAGAGCAGAGCCTAA